Genomic segment of Pochonia chlamydosporia 170 chromosome 1, whole genome shotgun sequence:
AGACTAGACACAGGTTTAGTTTGCATTCACTACCCTCCAATTTGTGTTCATACATTAGTAGAAGGTGAATGTGTGATGAGCACCGGAATACAGATTGCTCATCGTAGGTATCGTGTAAGTTTAGTCCGGCAAGTAAACTGCCCTGGTCTAGGTTGTTAGGGTAGGCGTAAATAACCCCACGGGCCTGACAACACGATAGCAAGTCGGAATAGAGGTACGTAATGTTGGATTTCTATTAAGTTGCCTCAAATAGGAGAAATTTCAATCGTCTTCACAATACGTATTCTTGGTAGTATTGTATCTAGTTTAGGTGAAGTGGCGTAATTACGATTGCTCGAGATACTAGTACACTTGGAACAAATGTAAGTGAAACCCGCAATTGTACAGACATAATCAGAGTGACATAATGTGAATCGGATTTAGGCATGGGAATCAATACTTCCCTCCGCGGTGGATTTGACACAATCATACAAACACAGTCCCTGATCATAAGTATTTGACCACAGAGAATGGATTAGTCGCCTCAAGGTGGGCAAATACACCTCCCACTGTATCGTTAGGTTCCCAGCATGGCAACGGTCATGCTCGCATGGATATAAACCGGGCCACAAGTGTGCACGCATTGTCACCGAGATCTGGAAATACTACACCACAGCATAAGAGGGCGAGGAAAGTTGGGCTGTCTGTCATTCGGGCGGGCGTTGGACTTGCGAGTGTTCTTTTGCAGTTGAGATGACGAAGCCGAGGCTGATGTCGTGCCTGGTGGCTGGGCCAACTTTCGCCGCCGAGGCAGTGCTTGGGCGTTGGCCATTTTCTCGACACCGTGGAGGGCCAACAATAAGTCAGGCCattgtgtacggagtatggcAGCATGAGATGAGGCCTCTGGCAAATGCTAGTTTGCGAAAGTTCTGATTGGAGGCCTTGGGTTGTATTTCTAAAGTCTCGCGATGCTGGGACTTCAGAGATTCATGCAGGGTACAATCGGCTCTGCCCAACGATGAAAGGTttgctgttgatgccagTATGAACAAACGTTTGAGCCCGATGGTCGCGCAGATTTGGCCTTGTCACGGTCTGGCCGGGTCTGATGAGGTGTCTCGTGCCATGCATTTCCTTGGTCTCTTTGAGGACCCCAAATGTTCGATGAGACTTTGACTGAATGAATGGTGCcgaaggaacattgaagtttgcGAGGCCGCCAATTGGCAACCTTGGTTGGGCAGACCAGCCCCGCCACCTTGGCTGCTGGACTTGTGCTTGCGGACATCGGGAAGGAGCGACTGAGAGATGGGGTCTGGCATTCGCAATAGCAGACAATAGCTTCTAAGTTCCTAAAGTTAGCAACAAAGGATCGATAGACAAGCCGGCGATTGCGGTAGACGGGACTTGGTTGTGTACCTATCGAGAATCATGATcgctacggagtacaagtaccgcagttgatgttgagtcTGGCCTGCATGCACAAGAGCCGCGAAAAATAAACAAACAGCTTATACCATACGAAAAACTGCAAACTAGAACCGGGAGAATGGAAGGCTGCCATCGCTTCCACCCAGACTTGGCGACGAACAGAGCCTCGACCCCCTCCACCGGCagatgccaccagaccaggccagactgGCACGGGCTTTGAGTTGAGACTTTCCATGTCTCTCTCTCtaaagtctggtggtctggtccagcccagtccagtccaagTCCAGTCGCAAGTACATGACCACATGGAGTACCACATGGAGTACATGCGGGCTGCCGctcccaactccaaccagaccagaccagactccatgtaGAGCATTGAACTTAGACAATCTGGTCGCCATATATCGTCGACGCAGCCAGCGCCTTCCCCCACCACCCCAACtttcctcaacaacatcaagcaAAACTGCTTGCGCTGTTTCACTCGCTCTcaattcttcctctttgACCCCCGTCTGGGACACTTGGCCCCCTTCGTCTCCCGTCGTTGCCTTTGTTTCCCCCCAATCTCTCTCTCCTCACCTCGCTTCCCTCGTCCATCAGATCTCGACCAAAGCACTACCACTACCACCGCAGCCAGCACCAACCATGGCCGGCCCAACTTCGCCGAGCAGCGATGGTCCCTCGTTTGCCCCTCCTCAACTCCCACCCGGCTGGATCGCGCAATGGGATGGCGCCAGCAAAAAGTATTACTACGTTCAACTCGCTACCGGCGTATCGCAATGGGACATTCCCACGCAAGCTGCAAAGACTGGCACCACGCCTGGCCAGGCTGTCGAACATCCTTACGGTACCCCGCCGCCCGAGCTCATCACCCATCCCGATGGATCGCAGACTGTCAAACACCCCGACGGCACCCTGGAGCCGATAATGGCCGACGGAACGAGAGGTGTTGATGGACCAGCCGGCGATCGAGGCCTTGGTGTAAGTAAACAGATTTTATCTAGCTCTGCGCAGAATAAGCCTCTGGGCCGTTGGCCACTGTGCCGTCGACTTGGCATTTGGCCTGTGTCGTACAGCGAATGGCACTTGGCAACAAAATTGGTACAATGCTAACAAAAATCGGATTCTTCCACGATAGACTATGGCTATGAATGCAATTCTTGGCGGTAAGAAGCAATCATCGGGCGGCTCAGGCATCGGAGggctggccagccagttTCTCAGTAGCGGTAGCGGAGGCGGCAGTGGTGGCCACAGCAGCGGTGGAAGCGGCATAGCTGGAAAGCTGGCCGGACAGCTTGCATCAAATTTGTTTTCGCCTTCAGACAAACCCGCACCACCTCAAAATTATCACGGAGGTCAGAATACTCATAAGCCCAGCCACCAAGGCGGCATCGCTGGCGCAGTGTTTGGTGGCGTTGCACACATGTTTGGCGGGAAAGAGTCTTCTGGCGTAAGATTTGACCCCTTTTCCTATGCATGAGGCGGACATGCGGCGAATTTCAGAGCATGTTTACTGACACCGGATATTATAGAACCAAAATTTCGGATACTCCAACACCGGTGCTGGATCATACTCTGGCGGTGATGCGCCGACTTATCATCCTCCTGGCGGCAGCCATTCTTCAgcggctcctcctcctccttcttcgtccCACCCGAGTTCGACCTCGaatcaacaacaccagcagaGCCAAGGATCTCCGGGCCAGCACGGCCAAGGCAGTCAACCTCATGGATCGCAGTcttatcctcctcctcccccgcCTCCCCAAGGCCACTCGCCTCACCAACAATCGGGTTATCAGAGCCAAGCACCCCCACATGATACCTACCAAGGAGCTTCTTTCCCAGGCCAGCAGCACCATAATCAACCATCGTACGGTCAATCCTATCCGAATAGCTCAGCGACTCCTGGTGGACAGTACGGCGGGCATCAAAGTGGACAGCACggcggccaacatggcggccaacatggcggccAAGGGGGATATCCGAGTGGTCAACCAAACTACGGTGgtcagcagcatcaaggcTATGGTCAACCTCCAAACCAAGGAGGTGGTTATAATCAGCAgtatggcggcggcaaccaACCGTACCAAGGGAATCAACAGTACCAGAGTGGCCACTACTGAGGCAATGGCACTATCCAGAATTTCTGAGTCCCATCAATTGCTTGGTTCGCCTAGTAACCATGGGGAGTATGGGGTGGAATTAGTGACTCGCAgtttgtcttgtttgacAGCGGACATAATGACAAAAAGGAGAGTACGGAGAAGGCATCTCTTTTGACTTTGCATAGGATTCGAGTTTTGGCGAAGAGGGCAATGGTAGACAGGAAACGAGTAACGACGGGTTTTTAAATGTTCTTTGCATGGATGTGTGAGCTTTTTGTATCTAGAATTGCACATTGGTCTTTTTTCATGATTCCAGTTCCCTTATACCCGGAACGTTTGTCGAAAAACGGAACAAAAAACACAAAGTGGTCACCGAACAGTATGTGCCATGATGTCTCAAATAGGGGGAAGCCACTCAATTCCGTTTCTTGGCTGGGAGTTCCGCCGTACCAGCTGCAGCTCGCAAGCCGGATGCCACCCATCGCGCCATAATCCAGGTCATGATGCCGAGCAAACCAAGATAACCTACAGTTGGCAGTAGAGACTCTGGCAGGACGTTGAAAAGGAATGGGTCGAGAATGAGATCGACCAGGACAGGTGAAGGGTTGGCCATCAGCTCCTTGTTGTCGGTGAAGTAGTCGGCTGCGGAGTGAATTTCGACCAACAGCGAGGGGCTCTTTGGAAGTTTGGTAGTCTTCCTCGTGCCTTGGTCATGTTGCAGTGATGCTACATAGGTGTTGAGAGACTGAAGTAGTTTGGGATTCTCTAGGACCCTGTCCGGGGTATATGCTTCCATGTCGAAGCGAGTTGGTTCCTGGTTGAGAGTATGAGCTCGGACCACGCATAATCCATCTACTTTGTTCATGTGGAATAGAATAACAGTCTCCAGTGTACTTACCAGTGCTGACCAGCAGACTCTCAGCTCGTACCTCTGATTCTCAGTCAGGTTGGTAAGAAGAAGCCATGATGATTGTCCTCGAAAATCTGTCTGCTCGGATGCAAAAATGCGACTCAAGTTTGTTCGAACGGATAAGTCATCATGTGTCaaggtgttgatgttgagtgACTCGAGGGTAGGGTTGGTGGTAGCCTTGACGGAAGGGGCAGAAGGGCCAGTGAAGATGACCTTTTCAACATTTCCGGCGACACACTGGACCAATATGCATAACAGAAGCAATGAATAGACAAGTACTGTCGTGGGAAATGAGTTGAGAAGCTGCATTGTTGGTGTCTAGTCATCTAGTGAAGTCGGCTTGGATTTGCGAGCAGAGCTTCTCATTGGCCGAGCATTCCATGGGAGGTTTTGACACGATGGATACTGCTACCATGGAGGAAATCGAGTGTTCAATTGTCGCGATAGCAGCTGTGAACAGCAGCTCGGTACAGTGGCTTCATTGATAGTATGATTCGCGTAGCGTGATGGTAATCATCAATTCAAATGTCGGAGCGTTCTTCACAGGTTGTTTCCCCTGTGATTTAAAATGGGACCGTGTTGC
This window contains:
- a CDS encoding GPI-Mannosyltransferase II co-activator domain-containing protein; the encoded protein is MQLLNSFPTTVLVYSLLLLCILVQCVAGNVEKVIFTGPSAPSVKATTNPTLESLNINTLTHDDLSVRTNLSRIFASEQTDFRGQSSWLLLTNLTENQRYELRVCWSALVSTLETVILFHMNKVDGLCVVRAHTLNQEPTRFDMEAYTPDRVLENPKLLQSLNTYVASLQHDQGTRKTTKLPKSPSLLVEIHSAADYFTDNKELMANPSPVLVDLILDPFLFNVLPESLLPTVGYLGLLGIMTWIMARWVASGLRAAAGTAELPAKKRN